A portion of the Flavobacterium limnophilum genome contains these proteins:
- the mgtE gene encoding magnesium transporter, with translation MEFKISKELIHELEQLIQSKDDQQLGVLLNDLHHADIAEVLDELDFDEATYIFKVLDSEKTAEILLELEDDLREKILSRLSPKEIAEELDELETNDAADIIAELSQSKKQEVISELQDVEHAKDIVDLLRYDEDTAGGIMHKELVKVNENWNVFTCIKQMRIQAENISRVHSIYVVDDEDRLLGRLSLKDLLTTSSKKPISEVYIKKLNSVMVDTEDVEVARIMQKYDLEAIPVTDEMGRLVGRITIDDIVDVIKDEATEDYQLAAGISQDVEADDSILELTKARLPWLVLALLGGFVSVKVLGLFGGAMDHHGNLFFFTPLIAAMAGNVGVQSSAIIVQGLANDTLSGSLFNRLIKEVSLSLLNGIILATILFLGSHFLLNVEFIIGFIVTIALVSVIIIASLIGTFVPILLDKFGIDPALATGPFITTSNDICGILIYFSIARLILDF, from the coding sequence ATGGAGTTTAAAATCAGCAAAGAACTAATTCACGAATTAGAGCAACTTATTCAGAGTAAAGACGACCAGCAATTGGGAGTTTTGCTGAATGACTTGCACCACGCTGATATTGCCGAAGTGCTGGACGAACTAGATTTTGACGAGGCCACATATATTTTCAAGGTGTTGGATTCTGAAAAAACTGCCGAAATCCTTCTCGAATTAGAAGACGATTTGCGGGAGAAAATATTGAGCCGACTTTCGCCAAAAGAAATTGCGGAAGAGCTCGACGAACTCGAAACCAATGACGCTGCCGATATTATTGCCGAACTTTCGCAAAGCAAAAAGCAGGAAGTAATTTCGGAACTTCAAGACGTGGAACACGCCAAGGACATTGTTGATTTGTTGCGTTATGACGAAGATACAGCGGGTGGAATTATGCACAAAGAGTTGGTAAAAGTCAACGAAAACTGGAATGTTTTTACGTGTATCAAACAAATGCGAATCCAGGCCGAAAACATCTCCAGGGTCCATTCTATTTATGTGGTGGACGACGAAGACCGACTTTTGGGGCGTTTGTCGCTCAAAGATTTATTGACAACATCCTCCAAAAAACCCATTAGCGAAGTATATATCAAAAAATTAAACTCCGTAATGGTCGATACGGAAGATGTTGAGGTGGCTCGCATCATGCAAAAATACGATTTGGAAGCCATTCCCGTCACGGATGAAATGGGGCGATTGGTAGGCCGAATCACCATCGACGACATTGTGGACGTAATCAAGGACGAAGCCACCGAGGATTACCAGTTGGCTGCCGGTATCTCGCAAGACGTTGAGGCCGATGACAGCATTTTGGAATTGACAAAAGCGCGTTTGCCTTGGCTGGTGTTGGCACTTTTGGGAGGTTTTGTGTCCGTAAAAGTCCTCGGGTTATTTGGAGGAGCAATGGATCATCATGGGAATTTATTCTTTTTCACGCCGCTAATTGCCGCAATGGCAGGAAATGTGGGCGTGCAATCTTCGGCAATTATTGTGCAAGGTTTGGCCAACGACACCCTGAGCGGTTCCTTGTTCAACCGATTGATAAAAGAAGTTTCCTTGAGTTTGTTGAATGGAATAATTCTGGCGACCATACTATTTTTGGGAAGCCATTTCCTCTTGAACGTAGAATTTATAATCGGATTTATTGTAACTATTGCATTGGTTTCCGTAATTATTATCGCATCGCTTATAGGAACGTTTGTACCCATATTATTGGATAAATTCGGAATTGACCCCGCACTTGCCACAGGCCCATTTATTACGACCAGCAATGACATTTGCGGAATTCTAATATATTTCTCAATAGCCAGATTGATTTTAGATTTTTAA
- the rsmA gene encoding 16S rRNA (adenine(1518)-N(6)/adenine(1519)-N(6))-dimethyltransferase RsmA has translation MEKVKAKKHLGQHFLKDESVAKAIADTLNLEGYEDVLEIGPGMGVLTKYLLEKPINTYVIEIDTESVDYLDANYPKLHGKIISKDFLKYDVNEVFGGKQFAIIGNFPYNISTQIVFRTLELRNQIPEFAGMFQKEVAERICEKKGSKTYGILSVLAQAFYDAEYLFTVDEHVFIPPPKVKSGVLRLRRKEDYSLPCGEKLFFTVVKTAFQQRRKTLRNSLKTLNLSDNLREDEVFNLRPEQLSVEQFIELTQKIEADGV, from the coding sequence ATGGAAAAAGTAAAAGCCAAAAAGCACCTCGGACAGCATTTCTTGAAAGACGAAAGCGTAGCGAAAGCCATCGCCGACACCTTGAATCTCGAAGGATACGAAGATGTGTTGGAAATCGGGCCGGGAATGGGCGTTTTGACCAAGTATTTGTTGGAAAAACCAATCAATACCTACGTTATCGAAATCGACACCGAATCGGTGGATTATTTGGATGCCAATTATCCCAAGTTACACGGAAAAATAATCTCCAAAGATTTCTTAAAATACGATGTCAACGAAGTTTTTGGCGGAAAGCAATTTGCCATAATCGGGAATTTTCCATACAATATTTCAACGCAAATTGTTTTTCGAACTTTAGAATTACGTAACCAAATTCCGGAATTCGCTGGAATGTTCCAGAAAGAAGTCGCCGAACGCATTTGCGAGAAAAAAGGAAGTAAAACCTACGGGATTCTTTCGGTTTTGGCACAAGCCTTTTACGATGCCGAATATTTATTCACGGTCGACGAGCACGTTTTTATTCCGCCGCCAAAGGTGAAATCGGGTGTTTTGCGTTTGCGTAGAAAAGAAGATTACAGCTTGCCTTGCGGCGAAAAGTTGTTTTTTACTGTCGTGAAAACCGCTTTCCAGCAACGCAGAAAAACCTTGAGGAATAGTTTAAAAACACTAAATTTGTCCGATAATTTGAGGGAAGACGAAGTTTTTAACCTTCGACCAGAGCAACTTAGCGTGGAACAATTTATCGAACTGACCCAAAAAATAGAAGCCGATGGAGTTTAA
- a CDS encoding ATP-binding protein codes for MIDRILNSVVPKLLEFFPSVGLIGSRQVGKTTFVKNLQPLINKPILYLDLEDTDDFELLNTNAQWFLSQNTDKLIVIDEVQRDLKLFPLLRSLMDKQDKPGQFILLGSASPELLSQSSETLAGRIVYKELTPIRFDEATQIKLETLWFRGGYPKALLAPNDFFWQEWQQAYIKTYIETDLRMLGLSASPVLIGKLLRMIASIQGSVINYSMLGNALGISSNSVKKYIDFLEHSFIIRRLEPYFVNIGKRMVKSPKIYIRDSGILHSLLQINSYDALISNVIAGNSWEGFVVEQIISSLNNQCVPFFYRTQSGSEIDLCIVKGNEIVATFEIKLSNNPKISRGNTESITDLKTKNNFIVTFAGGDYALNENWRVCDLNSIEKHLIELGLKDPNFNPLG; via the coding sequence ATGATTGATAGAATTCTCAATAGCGTTGTTCCTAAATTACTCGAATTTTTTCCTTCTGTGGGCTTAATTGGGTCTAGACAAGTAGGGAAAACTACGTTCGTCAAAAACTTGCAACCTTTGATAAACAAACCAATACTGTATTTGGATTTGGAGGACACGGACGATTTCGAACTATTAAATACCAATGCACAATGGTTTTTATCTCAAAACACGGATAAACTAATTGTTATAGACGAAGTGCAAAGAGATTTAAAATTGTTCCCTTTATTGCGTTCGTTGATGGACAAACAAGATAAACCGGGGCAATTTATTTTATTGGGTTCTGCATCACCAGAATTATTGTCTCAAAGTTCAGAAACATTGGCAGGAAGAATTGTTTATAAAGAATTGACTCCCATACGATTTGATGAGGCAACCCAAATAAAATTAGAAACACTTTGGTTTAGAGGTGGTTATCCAAAGGCATTACTGGCTCCAAATGATTTTTTTTGGCAAGAATGGCAACAGGCTTACATTAAAACCTATATCGAAACCGACTTGAGAATGCTTGGACTATCGGCATCACCTGTTTTAATTGGTAAATTATTACGAATGATAGCTTCGATTCAAGGCTCGGTAATCAATTATTCAATGCTCGGTAATGCGTTGGGAATCTCTAGTAATTCGGTAAAAAAATACATTGATTTTCTGGAACATTCGTTCATAATCCGAAGATTGGAACCTTACTTTGTGAACATTGGAAAACGAATGGTCAAGAGTCCTAAAATCTATATTCGAGATAGCGGCATTTTGCATTCGTTGTTGCAAATAAACAGTTACGATGCTCTTATTTCGAACGTTATTGCTGGAAATTCTTGGGAAGGATTTGTGGTAGAACAAATTATTTCGAGTCTCAACAATCAATGTGTTCCTTTTTTTTATAGAACGCAAAGCGGTTCCGAAATAGATTTGTGTATCGTAAAAGGCAATGAAATTGTGGCTACCTTTGAGATAAAATTATCCAATAATCCAAAAATTAGTCGAGGTAATACCGAATCTATCACGGATCTGAAAACTAAAAATAATTTTATAGTTACTTTTGCAGGCGGAGATTATGCCCTTAACGAGAATTGGCGCGTTTGCGATTTGAATTCGATAGAAAAACACTTGATTGAACTAGGATTGAAAGACCCCAATTTTAATCCGTTGGGGTAG
- a CDS encoding DUF4286 family protein, which translates to MIIYNVTTNIHESVHDKWMIWMQHKHIPEMLATGKFVSAKMARVLIEEEMGGVTYSVQYVTDSKETLLRYYIEDAPALREEGEKLFGEKMLSFRTELEVISEH; encoded by the coding sequence ATGATCATTTACAATGTTACCACAAACATACACGAAAGCGTTCACGACAAATGGATGATTTGGATGCAACACAAACACATTCCAGAAATGTTGGCCACAGGAAAATTTGTTTCTGCAAAAATGGCTAGAGTTTTAATCGAAGAAGAAATGGGTGGCGTTACTTATTCTGTTCAATATGTAACCGATAGCAAGGAAACTTTACTGAGATATTATATAGAAGATGCTCCAGCATTGCGCGAAGAAGGAGAAAAATTATTCGGAGAAAAAATGCTTTCTTTCCGAACGGAATTGGAAGTGATTTCGGAGCATTAA
- a CDS encoding tetratricopeptide repeat protein, with protein sequence MKKLFLHIALFFSLVCFSQNEQLALYYYDKGDFEKAKISFEELLKSYPQNPQYFTRIVDCYQQLQQFDVAEKAIQTRLNTYKQGSLLVELGYNFQLQKNEASAKKYYDEAIERIKKNPNEVYSIANSFERKVLLAYALKSYQTALTLNPTFPFKSQMAELYGQLGNTEMMISTFLDEAYANPQNSIQIQNKLARFMAEEGDENFNETLRKALITRAQKNQDIFWNEYLSWYYVQQKEFGKAFIQEKAVYKRNPDSLSSIVNLGQLAIEEDDPEAAKEILGFVLENTKDLELLIQAHSYLLEMKIDKAQEKDFAAIDSELKSLLKEYEISPITLSLQLIQAHFVAFNLKKPEEGKAIVKKSLALELNVYEEAEVKMELADILLFEEKFNQALIYYSQIEENLKNDAVAHEASLKAAKTSYFQGDFAWASKQFKELKSASTQLIANDALEYFLLISDNTVADSTQTALKQFAKGDYLLYQNRNQEATAQFQAILKSFKGQEIEAVTLLRLGKIYEKQGEYNLALSQYQNIIDHHADGIYIDEALFFSAEIENKKLQQPEKAKLLYEKIIFNHQDSIYFVDARKEYRQLRGDKNL encoded by the coding sequence ATGAAAAAACTCTTTCTACATATCGCCCTGTTTTTTTCATTGGTTTGTTTTTCGCAAAACGAGCAATTGGCGCTGTATTATTACGACAAGGGTGATTTCGAGAAAGCCAAAATCAGTTTCGAAGAATTGTTAAAATCATACCCACAAAATCCCCAATATTTCACTAGAATCGTTGACTGTTACCAGCAATTACAGCAATTTGACGTTGCCGAAAAAGCCATTCAAACTCGATTGAACACCTACAAACAAGGTAGCCTTTTAGTTGAATTGGGGTATAATTTTCAGTTGCAAAAGAACGAGGCTTCCGCCAAAAAATACTACGACGAGGCAATAGAAAGAATCAAGAAAAATCCAAACGAAGTGTATAGTATTGCCAACTCTTTCGAAAGGAAAGTATTATTGGCCTATGCTTTAAAATCCTATCAAACGGCATTAACCTTAAATCCAACGTTTCCTTTTAAATCCCAAATGGCAGAGCTTTACGGACAACTCGGCAACACCGAAATGATGATTTCCACTTTTCTGGACGAAGCTTATGCCAATCCCCAGAATTCGATACAAATCCAAAATAAATTGGCTCGTTTTATGGCCGAAGAAGGCGATGAAAACTTCAACGAAACCTTGCGAAAAGCATTAATTACAAGGGCTCAGAAAAACCAAGATATTTTTTGGAACGAATATTTGAGTTGGTATTATGTCCAACAGAAAGAATTTGGAAAAGCCTTTATCCAGGAAAAAGCAGTGTACAAACGCAATCCTGATTCGCTTTCCAGTATTGTCAATTTAGGTCAATTGGCTATTGAAGAAGACGATCCCGAAGCTGCCAAAGAGATTCTGGGATTTGTTTTGGAAAACACCAAGGATTTGGAGTTGCTGATTCAGGCACATTCGTATTTGCTTGAAATGAAAATCGACAAGGCGCAAGAAAAAGATTTCGCCGCCATTGATTCCGAATTGAAGAGTTTGCTCAAGGAATATGAAATAAGTCCAATTACCTTATCTTTGCAACTGATTCAGGCGCATTTTGTGGCTTTTAATCTGAAAAAACCCGAGGAAGGAAAAGCCATTGTCAAAAAATCACTTGCCTTGGAATTAAATGTTTATGAAGAGGCCGAAGTCAAAATGGAATTGGCCGATATTTTGCTTTTTGAAGAAAAATTCAATCAGGCGTTGATTTATTATTCACAAATTGAAGAAAATCTGAAAAACGATGCCGTGGCGCACGAAGCGAGTTTGAAAGCGGCCAAAACCAGTTATTTTCAAGGAGATTTTGCCTGGGCATCCAAACAATTCAAAGAATTAAAATCGGCGAGCACGCAATTGATTGCCAATGATGCTTTGGAATATTTCCTTTTAATCAGTGACAACACGGTTGCCGATTCGACTCAAACGGCTTTGAAACAATTTGCCAAAGGTGATTATCTCTTGTATCAAAACAGGAATCAGGAAGCGACGGCGCAGTTTCAGGCAATTTTGAAAAGCTTCAAAGGACAGGAAATTGAAGCGGTAACTTTGTTGAGGTTAGGAAAAATTTACGAAAAACAAGGCGAATATAATTTGGCTTTAAGCCAATACCAGAATATTATCGACCATCACGCCGATGGAATTTACATAGACGAAGCCTTATTTTTTTCGGCAGAAATTGAGAATAAAAAATTACAACAACCCGAAAAGGCAAAATTACTGTACGAGAAAATAATTTTCAATCATCAAGACAGTATTTACTTTGTAGATGCTCGAAAAGAATACCGTCAATTGCGAGGTGATAAGAATCTTTAA
- the serS gene encoding serine--tRNA ligase, which yields MLQIAFIRENQEKVIKALAKRNMDAKSVVEEVVQLDERRRATQVELDGILSESNKLSKDIGELMKAGEKSKAAILKEKTVLLKEKSKALAETAETLAAELLEKLYTLPNLPADIVPEGKTPEDNLNVFEEGEIPVLHEGAQPHWDLVKKYDIIDFELGNKITGAGFPVYKGKGAKLQRALINYFLDKNTAAGYNEVQVPHMVNEASAYGTGQLPDKEGQMYHDKTDDLYLIPTAEVPVTNLFRDVILNENELPILTTAYTPCFRREAGSYGAHVRGLNRLHQFDKVEIVRVEHPDKSYEALEGMVEHVKNILQELKLPYRILRLCGGDMGFTSALTYDFEVYSTAQERWLEISSVSNFETFQANRLKLRFKDKDGKNQLAHTLNGSSLALPRVLAGILENYQTPEGIVIPEVLRSYCGFDIID from the coding sequence ATGTTACAAATTGCATTTATTAGAGAGAATCAAGAGAAAGTAATCAAGGCTTTGGCAAAAAGAAACATGGATGCCAAAAGTGTTGTTGAAGAAGTGGTACAACTGGATGAACGCCGTCGCGCCACGCAAGTGGAGTTGGACGGAATTTTATCAGAATCTAATAAATTGTCCAAAGATATTGGCGAATTGATGAAAGCCGGCGAAAAATCTAAAGCCGCCATTCTCAAAGAAAAAACGGTTCTGTTAAAAGAAAAAAGCAAAGCTTTAGCCGAAACAGCTGAAACTCTTGCTGCCGAGCTTTTGGAAAAACTATACACTTTACCCAATCTTCCCGCCGACATTGTTCCCGAAGGGAAAACTCCAGAAGACAATTTGAACGTTTTCGAAGAAGGCGAAATTCCAGTTTTGCATGAAGGCGCACAACCACATTGGGATTTGGTAAAAAAATACGACATCATCGATTTTGAATTAGGAAACAAAATTACAGGCGCAGGATTTCCGGTTTACAAAGGAAAAGGAGCCAAGTTGCAACGTGCCTTAATCAATTATTTCTTGGATAAAAACACGGCTGCAGGTTACAATGAAGTTCAGGTGCCTCATATGGTCAACGAAGCTTCGGCTTATGGAACGGGACAATTGCCGGACAAAGAAGGACAAATGTATCACGACAAAACCGATGATTTGTACTTGATTCCAACGGCAGAAGTTCCGGTAACCAATTTGTTTCGTGACGTGATTTTGAACGAAAACGAATTGCCAATTTTAACCACGGCTTACACACCTTGTTTCCGTCGTGAAGCAGGATCTTATGGCGCTCACGTTCGTGGTTTGAATCGTTTGCACCAATTTGACAAAGTGGAAATCGTGCGAGTGGAGCATCCTGATAAATCCTACGAAGCTTTAGAAGGAATGGTCGAACACGTAAAAAATATTCTTCAAGAATTGAAATTACCATACCGAATATTGCGTCTTTGTGGCGGCGATATGGGTTTCACCTCGGCTTTGACGTATGATTTTGAAGTGTATTCTACGGCGCAAGAACGTTGGCTGGAAATCAGCTCAGTTTCTAATTTTGAGACTTTTCAAGCGAATCGTTTGAAATTGCGTTTCAAAGATAAAGACGGAAAAAACCAATTGGCACACACCCTAAACGGAAGTTCATTGGCTTTGCCAAGAGTACTTGCAGGAATTTTAGAAAATTACCAAACTCCAGAAGGAATCGTAATTCCTGAGGTTTTGCGAAGCTATTGTGGGTTTGATATAATAGACTAA
- a CDS encoding sensor histidine kinase, with the protein MDKTDVGVNYLDVCGSATGKDSKDALRASVGLQSVIKREQLLFEMEYPCHSLNEKRWFILRCTPLKGNDDLSIVSHIDVSQRKISEEIVNKQNKQLKEINKRLDSTVFKIAHDIQTPLNSVIGLIQLSRIDNESIDEYFSLIEQSAFNLKSFVQKTLEISISTNTCKSVDFNKLLSDFYESIKYNPSLEKVKIETTVCQTDEFYTYENEMKSVISNLIGNSLKYYDTKKENPFILVTIDSNNFEAKITIKDNGIGISKEMLSKIFDFNFQAEKEQSEGIGIGLSLVKESIDLMEGVINVNSELGVGTEFIVIIPDLKKVKD; encoded by the coding sequence TTGGACAAGACAGATGTTGGTGTAAACTATTTGGATGTTTGTGGAAGTGCAACTGGTAAAGATTCTAAAGATGCTTTAAGAGCATCAGTAGGGTTGCAAAGCGTGATTAAAAGGGAACAACTTCTTTTTGAAATGGAGTATCCTTGTCATTCATTAAACGAGAAAAGATGGTTTATTTTGAGATGCACTCCACTGAAAGGCAACGATGATTTATCAATTGTATCGCATATTGACGTAAGTCAACGAAAAATTTCTGAAGAGATTGTTAATAAGCAAAACAAGCAATTGAAAGAAATTAACAAACGCCTGGATTCCACGGTGTTTAAAATTGCCCACGATATACAGACTCCTTTAAATTCAGTTATTGGCCTAATCCAGTTATCAAGGATAGACAATGAATCGATAGATGAATATTTTTCACTTATTGAGCAAAGTGCTTTTAATCTGAAATCCTTCGTACAAAAAACGCTTGAGATATCGATATCAACCAATACTTGTAAATCAGTGGATTTTAATAAATTATTAAGTGATTTCTATGAGTCTATTAAATATAATCCCAGCCTGGAAAAGGTGAAAATTGAAACAACCGTATGTCAAACTGACGAATTTTACACTTATGAAAACGAAATGAAATCGGTTATTTCAAATCTTATAGGCAATAGTTTGAAATACTATGATACCAAGAAAGAAAATCCATTTATATTGGTTACAATCGATTCAAATAATTTTGAAGCAAAAATCACCATCAAAGACAATGGAATAGGCATCAGCAAAGAAATGCTTTCCAAAATTTTTGATTTCAATTTTCAGGCCGAGAAAGAACAAAGTGAAGGAATTGGAATTGGTTTGTCTTTAGTAAAAGAATCTATTGATTTAATGGAGGGAGTTATAAATGTAAATTCAGAATTAGGTGTTGGTACAGAATTCATTGTAATTATTCCAGATTTAAAGAAAGTTAAAGATTGA
- a CDS encoding DMP19 family protein, with protein MEFGRIIVSETAFNSENLQDIINSNISVINLMREEKIDDEFIHEDALMSYYLDYYYSQYVAGNFAQFVHHSGWNAELNELIEEGLALIGAEKHLELFQQQSKKVKLMSSVKLNKFLKGKLEGVNPTRDLLNSDTFFELEENLVTLNANFLKSHPDFEVLSVDEMFATLEEFVGHEIKRE; from the coding sequence ATGGAATTCGGTAGAATAATAGTTTCAGAAACAGCCTTCAATAGTGAGAATCTTCAAGACATCATCAATTCGAATATTTCGGTTATCAATTTGATGCGAGAGGAAAAAATAGACGACGAATTCATTCACGAAGATGCCTTGATGAGTTATTATTTGGACTATTATTATTCGCAATATGTTGCGGGAAACTTTGCCCAATTTGTGCATCATTCGGGTTGGAATGCCGAACTGAACGAATTGATTGAAGAAGGTTTGGCCTTGATTGGCGCCGAAAAGCATTTGGAATTATTCCAACAACAATCCAAAAAAGTGAAATTAATGAGCAGTGTCAAGCTCAATAAATTCCTGAAAGGAAAACTGGAAGGCGTGAACCCAACTCGGGATTTGCTCAACAGCGACACTTTTTTCGAATTGGAAGAAAACCTGGTTACTTTGAACGCCAATTTCCTGAAATCACACCCCGATTTCGAAGTTCTTTCAGTCGATGAAATGTTCGCCACCTTGGAAGAATTCGTGGGTCACGAGATTAAGAGAGAATAA